CCAAGAGGAGGGGGAGGCCAAGGGTGATCCATATGCAGTAACTTCTCCAAAGGTTTTATCCAGAAGaatcatgtttatttttgttttttaaatatttatttatttgactgtgccaggtcttagttggcaggcaggatctagttcctcaaccagggattgaacccaggccccctgcattgggaatgggagattttagccactggatcaccagagaaagTCCCCAGAAGGCTCAAATTTACACTGGTAgaaagagggacttctctggcagtccagggttgggactccgtgcttccactgcaggggaccctggttcaatccctggtcagggaactaagatcccacatattgcttcatgcagcaaaaataaattaaaaaattggtAGAAAGAGCAAACTTAAAGGGGGAAGGGCATCCCCACAGCACTACTGGGACCTTATATGGGACGAGACAGAGTAGAAGAGAGAGCAGGAGAAACTCAAGGGAGGGTCCGAGAAGACAGAAGTAGGGAGGGGAATTCATTCCACTTTTCCTTGGGGCTGGGACTGTCATAGCCCAGCCTCCTGGAAAGAAGATATAAGAACCTAGGAGCTTGAGGTTGCTAAATCCCAGGGTGGTTCTGCATACATCACCCTCATGTGCTGACGCCACTGCTTCAGACTGGGTCCTGAGAAGCGGGGTAGATGTTCCCATCCTGGCCCTTAATGAAGCTCACTGATTTTTTCCAGAGCCACTTCGAGTCACCTACACCAAACCCTATTTGCCTGTTTGGGGAAGTTTGAAAGCTTGTGTTTTTAAGTCAAACCAAGCCTGGGACCTAGCACCTGCTAGGCAGGAAATCCCATCTAAATAATCCCAGAAACCAAGAGCTGGAGAAATCTGAAGGATCATGAGGTCAAGCAGATTTCAGTCTGACATACAGAGCCATAGAGATTCCCCAGCAGCACACCAAGATCCCGGGAAGGACAGGACTCAGGTCCTCACCTCCTCTTTGACTAAATCAAGTGAGCTAGaactaaatttcatttcttttcaatttatatAGGGTTTTGTGGGAACAAAAATACCTTTAAtaggaaaatttgaaaatacttgGTTTTGTCCATTCTAACTCCCCGCCCCCCATGACAAGTATATAATATTCATGAATACGGTGGCTTTCATCATTGCAGTAGTGTCTTCCACACCTAAGGTTTTATGATTATAACATTCTTGACACATGATGACAGACTGTCAGGATTGCAATGTCAGGTTGCAGATTATCTGGTCCTACTACCTCATtattcaaaggagaaaatgaaagcacaggGAGGGGAATGAACATTCAATTGGCCTTTCCTTGATTACTTCTAAAGACGGGGAGCTCACTACCTAACAAAGCACTTGTTCCCAAAATGGATTGGATATGTTTATTAAATTGAATTTGCTTCGATCTGCACAACTCACCTTTTCATTTCACTGCCTTTTGGCTTGGAAAAAAGGAAGAACTGTTAGGAAGGGAAGAGTCCAGTGTGGTGAGGCATGGAGAGATCAGAGGACTCAGAGATGAGAAGGGGGTAAGGAGCCAAGGCCTGACATTGCCCTCTCGCTGTGGGCTTCTGTTCACAGAGCCCCTGACAGGGGTGAACATCACCAGCCCGGTGCGCCTGATCCATGGCACGGTGGGGAAGGCCGCCCTGCTCTCCGTGCAGTATAGCAGCACCAGCAGCGACAAGCCCGTGGTCAAGTGGCAGCTGAAACGGGACAAGCCAGTGACTGTCGTTCAGTCCATCGGCACCGAGGTCATTGGCACCCTGCGGCCTGACTATCGAGACCGCATCCGCCTCTTTGAGAACGGCTCCCTGCTTCTCAGCGACCTGCAGCTGGCCGATGAGGGCACCTATGAGGTCGAGATCTCCATCACGGATGACACTTTCACCGGGGAGAAGACCATCAACCTCACTGTAGACGGTAAAGTCTCGGGCAGGGAAGGAGTGAGTGCcagcagctggggtgggggctagGGTCCACCCGGTACCCTAGCTAGACCCCAGGAAAACCCACACAAGAGCCAGTGGGGAGCAGAGAGTGAGCCAACTGGACCTTAGAGACTGGCAGATAGACCACAGCTAACATGTACAGGGTGCTTACTGTGAGCCAGAAATGATTGTAAGTTTTTGCCTATGTTGACTCATTTAATGCTTATAATAATCTAGGGATAGTTAATGTCATTGGCCCTGTttcaagagatgagaaaactgaggaacaaGGAGGTTGAATAATTTGACCAAGTCCACACAACTAGTAAGTGATAGAGTCAATATCTGAACCTATTTggagcttcccttgtgtctcagcagtaaagaatccacctgcaggagcctcaggagacctgggttcaatccctgggtcaggaagaccccctagagaaggaagtggcaacccactctagtactcttgcctggagaatcccatggacagaggagccgggcaggctacagtccatggggtcgcaaggagtcggacacaacttcgtGACTTAGAACGCACAGACCTAAACTTAGCccagtgaaaatattttccagGCTGGTCAGCTTAAGACATCTGGGAAAGGTatttgagaagaaagaaagggaagatccAGAAGGGCAGGGACCATGGGTGTCTTGTTCTGCATTGTATCCCCTGTGCTCaattaggtgctcaataaatagtgggtaaataaatgaataaatggatggatggatggatggatgggtgggtgggtggtggtaAAGCGCTATACTGAGACCTCTGAAGACCACAGATCGAGCTGGAAGGTGGGCAGTtaagaaggggaagggagatgcTTTTTGGCCACTGGCTcacaggctcccccacccccgggcTCAGTGCCCATTTCAAGGCCGCAGGTGTTAGTAGCATCAACCACAGTGCTGGAGCTCAGCGAGGCCTTCACCCTGAACTGCTCACACGAGAACGGCACCAAACCCAGCTACACCTGGCTGAAGGACGGCAAGCCCCTCCTCAACGACTCTCGGATGCTGCTGTCCCCAGACCAAAAGGTGCTCACCATCACGCGCGTGCTCATGGAGGACGACGACCTGTACAGTTGTGTGGTGGAGAACCCCATCAGCCAGGGCCGCAGCCCGCCCGTCAAGATCACCGTGTACCGTGAGTCTCCCGCTGCCCACCCTGGGGACCCACCACCCTGAGAGGCAGGTGCCCACGAAAGGCTGAGGACATCCCAGACAGAGTGCCACCGGGGTGGGAGAGAGGCGGAGATGGGCCAGGtctccctggaggacagcatcGGTGGGAAGTGAGCTCCGGGGAAAGTCCACCACTGGCCAGCCCTGCTGCCGGGGgctccttttctcttccttcgGCCCCAGGAAGCTCTCTCCTGCCCACACCCACCACTTACCCTGAAACCTCTGCcacctctctgccttcctctctctctaGGAAGAAGCTCCCTCTACATCATCTTGTCCACAGGAGGCATCTTCCTCCTTGTGACCTTGGTGACTGTCTGCGCCTGCTGGAAACCCTCCAAAAAGTCTGGGTAACTCTCCAAGTTCCCCTCCCTGAGTATCCGAATCCTTCCACCCACTCCAGCCGAGTTCCGTTCTTTccttagtctctctctctctcttttaaaatgatttgtttatttgtatttatttttggctttgctgggtgttcattgctgcacatgggctttccctagttgcagtgagtggggggaTACTCTGTAGTTTCAGTGggtgggcttctctttgtggtggcttctcttgttgcagagcatggactctagggggcaggggcttcggtagttgcagccatggactcagtagttgtggcacatgggatcttcccagaccaaagTTCGAAATCATGTCCCcagcattgcaaggcggattcttaaccattcaCTGGACCACCACTAAGCTCCTCTTggtctctttatttatttaaaaaaaaaacaaaactatttttttttaatgtggaccatttttaaagtctttattgaacttgttacaatattgcttctgttttatgttttggttttttggctgtaaggcatgtgggatcttagctctccgaccagggattgaacctacaccctctgcattggaaggcaaagtcttaaccaccggaccaccaaggaagtcccctcttCTTAGTCTCTTTAAATGCCTTTCCTCCCAGGGCCCAAAGCTCTTCCTAGGAGATCCATCTTACCATTGCATGCATTGTATATGGAATTACATCCTGTAATTCCTCACAACCCCAACAATCCCAGCATTGTTAATAACGGTTTCACTTGCACATCACCTTCTGTGAATCAAGCACTGTATTTGTGGTTAGCACACTACCTTTCAGTGTGATTATCTTACAATGTGATTCTCTGCAGTTTACAGATACTGACTCTGGACTCAGAtgagttaagtgacttgcccacggTCACAATGCCAGGGCCAGACTCAGGCTGCAAACCTAGATGGGATATACCCCATCCCACCACACCCAGCCCATCTTCCTATTACACGGCCTCATTGATGGCCATCAGATACTGCCCCACTGTGTCCCCACGCCCAGAACTTCTGCTCACACTCAACAGCTGTGTTCACCAGATGCTGGGTTGATTTACAGGAAGAAGAGGAAGCTGGAGAAGCAAAACTCCATGGAGTATATGGATCAGAGTGATGACCGCCTGAAACCAGAAGGTGAGCTCCCAGCCGCCCACTCACCCGTCCCATCGTCACTCAGAGCAGTGGGCTGCTGGGAAAAGGCAGATCTGGGCGACAAGGAAGCCAGCTCTGCAGGGCCCCTTCCTCCACCAACTGCACGAAGACTGCAGAGCTGGGAGAGGAGCACCCGAGGTAGGACCCCGGGGATGACGAATCCTTTGGTGGAGGTTGTGGCGGGACCCCGACTGGCCACTGGGAAGCAAAGAGCGTAGGTGCTGGCTGGTGGAAAGGGTTCTGGACCTGCGCCAGCCGCCCCCTTCTTTGCCCTGTGCAGCAGACACCCTCCCACGAAGCGGAGAGCAGGAAAGGAAGAACCCCATGGCACTCTACATCCTGAAAGACAAGGTGAGTAGCTCTGGGCTGAGTGCCCCACGAACACCCCATCAGCCCCTGCCGCGTTCTGGTAGTACCGTAGCCCCGCTATGCTGACATCCTTTTCTAGGACTCAGAACAACCCTGAGAAATATTTCTGTCACCCACACTTGAGAGATGAGAAAAATagggtaaaaataattttaccctattttatttataataaaatacagtaaaatgacAGGGGTAAAATGACTTGTCCATAATCAAACAAGTAAATCGGTGgtggtatgtgtctgtgtgttagtcacttagttgtgtccacctctttgcaaccgcatggactgtagccttccaggctcctccatccatgaaattctccaggcaagaataccagagtgggttgccatttccttctccaactggtGGCAGTACTAGCCTTCAAATCCAGATCTCTGGACATGGGGCTTTGGGTGATTTCCCAACTATTCCACAACCAACTCTGTACCACGCTGTCCAAGGCAGGTGGAAAGTGGAGAATACGTGGTCAAAGCACTCAGTTTAATGCATTTCaacatttaatgagcacctattatgtgccaggcaccatgctaagtgtccttcagttcagttcagtcctcagtcatatccgactctttgcgaccccatggactgcagcacgccaggcttccctggccatcaccaactcctggagcttgctcaaactcatgtccattgagtagatgatgccatccaaccatctcatcctctggcatccccttctcctcctgccctcaatctttcccagcatcagggtcttttccaatgagtcatctcttcccatcaggtgcgcaaagtattggagtttcagcttcagcatcagtccttccaatgaatattcgggactgatttcctttaggatggactggttggctctccttgcagtccaagtgactctcaagcgtcttctccaacaccacagttcaaaaagcatcaattcttcagcgctcagctttctttatggtccaactctcacatccatacatgaccactggaaaaaccacagctttgtgTCCTATGTTACAAGAGAAACCAGACCTAGGTCTGCAGCCTTCCAGGAGATCAGAGTGTGAAGGGGGCTGTGTCTCTTTCACCTTGGTATTACCAGGGCCCTGGAACACCGGGCGTGCTCCCAGCCCTGGCCAGCTGTCCGCTGACCCCTCCTGGCAACTGTCTTTGCAGGACTCGCCGGAGCCCGAGGAGAACCCCGCCCAGGAGCCTCGGAGCGCGACGGAGCCCGGCCCGCCCGGCTACTCCGTGTCCCCGGCCGTGCCGGGGCGGTCGCCCGGGCTACCCATCCGCTCCGCCCGCCGCTACCCGCGCTCCCCGGCGCGCTCCCCCGCCACCGGCCGGACGCACTCGTCCCCGCCCCGGGCCCCCGGATCGCCTGGCCGCTCGCGCAGCGCCTCGCGCACACTGCGGACTGCCGGCGTGCACCTGATCCGCGAGCAAGACGAGACGGGGCCGGTGGAGATCAGCGCTTGAGCCTCCTGGGGTCCCCGGAGGCGCCCGCACACCGAGGCCCCTGTCCAGGGGAGGGCGGGGCAGCGGGGCTGCGGCCCGCGAGGGGCGAGGGATTAGGCGAGGTCCCGCGGGGCAAGAGGATAGGGCGCGGGGGCCACTGTGAGCCTGCGGAGTCCGGGGACTAGGCGGGAATGGCGGAGGGTGGAGCAGATTGTGAAATCGGGGTGCGTTTGCTCCCTGATCACTGGCTGTGTTCTCAGTGGGTGTGGGTTGTGCCCTCTTAGGACCATATAGATTATTAAATTTACGGCCCAGTCCCCggagaggcttatggaaactaaCATCAGTAACCTTACCCCGATGACTATCCCGTGTCCTTCCTAGGGCGCATTTATGCTTCCCACCCACCCTCTGCCCTTGCTATCCAGGAACGAACTCCCGGTTCCTGGGGAACTTCCTCGGCAAGTCCAGATTAGAGAGGCCACTTGCCTCAAAGGTACAACTGTTCTCAACTACGGGGGAGTCCAGAAAATCACTGTGAAGACAGGACCTTGGGGCACCCTTCTCGGGCATCTGGGACCTGGGTACCTACCAGTTGGCCAGGGAGGAGCTCAAGGGCATTTCTTTGCCACCCCCCCTCCCACAACCCGGGTCTAGCCAGAGCAAAGGATTCAAGCCTCCCAGGCGTGGCCTCCTCCAAAGCGTCCCTCAGCATCGTGCCCAGCATTCTTTTCATCTCTGGTCCCTAGAGAAGGGGCTCCTCACTCATTCCCAGACCGAGAAAGCTAAATCAAGTGAGGATCTGTCTTTTAACACCTCCTATCTACTGCTTCTCCCTGGCTTTGCACAAAATAAGCCTTTCAAACAATCACTGTCCCCGGGAAAGGTTGTCGAGCTTCCCGTAGGTTTAAGAGGATGAAGTTCAACTCTCCCCAGAAATGGTGGAAGGAGGAGGTAACTCACCGCTCTCCCCACCCACCACTGCGTCTTAGAGACCGGAGGAagcccttggtctccggcctctcACCTGCCCTGCTCCCAGGTATGCAGGGCCCAGGAGACAGGCCAGGGCAGGCTCTCTAATTACACACACCTGCAGAATACGGAGAGATCGGTCCGCTGTGCAGCTAGGCCATGCCCGTGCCACCACCACTTCTTGCACAGTTTGGAGGAAAGACAGTCATCTGCCTTGTGAAGAGAGAGGGCGATTAAAATGATGCAAGAGAAGAAGGCCCTCTGTGTGTGCTGACCTCTCTTCCCTGATGCCTCTAGTGCATATCTGGTCCCTCCTCAGCTTCTTGAGCTCCAGCTCGGACCCTGCACCATCCCACAGAGGAACTCCCTAGGTCCCAATTCCCCACCACTCCATGTGGGACAAGTTTTGTCCCAGCCCAAAGGCAGCAGCATTTCCAGTTGATTCCCCCCAATAACCTACAGGTCGTGGTCCTCCCAGCTCCCTGCCCCTATGCACTGCTCCAGGCTCATCTGCACAGGTATGCCTTTGCAGCTCTGCTTCCTCACCCCAGAACTGCTCCCCTCACTTCCCCAGGTGCCTGATCTAGGAGACAAGGCATGTGGGGGCGGGgaacacccacacccacacccaccccaccccccaagttGCTCAGGCAGGTGGGAGACGCAAGATGTGGTCTCAGACAGGTACATCCCAGTCAACCTGGAGAGGCAAGGGTGAAGATTGAGGTGAGATGAGGGCAAGCTGTACTCTAATCCCCAATGCTGCATCCCTGAGGGGCCTGCTTCCCAGGCTGAAGTCAAATCTGCCttaaatggggggaggggggtggagcaaggaagtggttttgtttttgttttgttttgatcttTATCTTTGTATTACTGGCATCTAGCAGAGTGCCTAGCACATTCTGGATGCTCAATAAACTTTTGATGAAATGAAGTGATAACTTGGTTTCACTTAATCAAGGAGAACAAACAAATCGCCTAAAAATACCAGTCgtttcccttttctgttttcttctcatcTTCCTTCATTATCCTTCACCCTCTCTGGAAATCCCAGATTGTTGATTCCAAAATCATcccacactcattcattcattctgatgttctttcttttattcagtaAACATGTCTTCATGGACCATGAAGTATGCTAGACGCTGGGGAGACAGTGTCCTGGAGGAACACAGATAATAAACAGATTATCATAATACAGTGTGGAAAATGCAATAACAGAGGTAGATACAAGGTGCTCTAGAAGCATGTAAGAGCAGCATCTAACCCAGATTAGGGGTTTTCAGCAAAGGTATCTTAGAGGAGAAGAAGCCTGACTTAGTCTTAGAAAGATCAGTTAATCGggtggaggaaagaaaaggatgaaagGACACATATTCCAGACAGGAGCAGTATGTAAAAAATGCTTAGTAAGTAGAGTTCTTACTTCTTAGCACTTATAAAATGTGGATCAACCACGGGCAAGTgtttaaattgggcttccctggtggctcagacggtaatgaatccacctacaatggaggagacctgggttcgatccctgggttgggaagatcccctagaggagggcatggcaacccactccagtattcttgcctggagaattccatggacagaggagcctggcgggctacagtccatgtggtcacaaagagtcagacacgactgagcaactaagcccagtaCAGATGTTTATGTTAGCACTGACAAAGATCAGACTTGTGCCAGTGGCAAAGTGCGGGAGTTTGAACCCGAGACTCCTGGACTACGTTGGTACTGGCCCCCAGTTTGTAGCATCCCAGGCtcccaaaataaaaacttaaatccTCTGTGAAGAAAACCATCTCCTTAAATTTTCAGAGACTAAGACCAATCAAAGATGAGTTGACAAGGAAAGGACATGAAACACAGAAGGAAACAAATCACCAAGAATGAAAGTCAGCAAATGTAAGAAGTAATATATTTAAGGCCACCAAGGTCTTCAAATATTGGAATTATcatacataaaacataaaataattatgaaatgcttgaagaaataaaagacactgttataaaaatgaacaagCAACAAGACACTATCAAAAGTGATCAAGTTTGAAAAGGAACAAATCGAACTTTTGTACATAAAAATATGacttattgaaataaaaatgtaaataaagaggttaaatacattaaatacagCTGAAGAGAGTTAGTTGATCTGAAAAAATTTTACAGAATAAGACACGACAGACAAGGAAATGAAATACATGAGAAAAAGAGATTAAGGCTCAGGTCATGTAGAATGAAAAGGTCTAACATTTCATCAAGAGCTCaaaggggagaaaagagagatgGAGGAGAGGCAGTATTTTGAGAGTAATGACTGAAACTTTTGTAGAACCCATGACAAACATACACATTCAAGGTTAACACATGAGATACTTTTAAAGGTTTCCACATCTACCTAAAATGTAGTAAAACTAGAGTAtatcaaagaaaaagagacaatcttgttgactgaaaaaaatgcgcagtgtgagagttgtgagttaagttttatttgggtcaaaatgaggactgtagcctaGGAAACAGCATTTCAGTCCTGAGAAACTGCTGCAGAGGCAATGGGGAAGGTGAGTGTAATATGATTTTAGTGAAGGGGGGATTCCTGCAGTCAGGCATACATTTTGGCAGAGGCTTGCTGCTAGTCATGAAGAACAGATGTCTCTGTTAatgattttaatgcttttctaaaaGATacgaggagatgcaagaattgagCTCATGGGGactccctagtagtccagtggttaaaaatccacgtTGCAaagcaggggacgcaggttcaatctctggtttgggatctaagatcccactgGCAGTGGAGCAACTAGAGCCACAACTACCAACTCCTgggcactctagagcccacatgccacagctagagagtccatgAGCTGTAAAGACCCCTGTGCCCCAACTAAGAtctgacgcagccaaataaataaatcatttttttttaagataaagaatTAAGCTCATAAAATCtcctcctgaaaatatctattggaagacctgttctgccagtttttcccagaacaCAGAGTGCTTCATTCCTGATCTTCACCCTGAGCTCCTCTCAGAGGAATGTTGGTTTAGCAGCTGCAGTGTCTCATGACtgaatccttgtagaggtaggcGGCAAGTGCCAGTTTATGGTCGGCAATCTTAAAGGCTGTCAGAGGGAAAAAGGTCTTACACATTTAGacaataataaaggaaatcattAGAAAGTGAACAGTAGCTTCAAAATGATGggcaaaaataattattaacCCAGAATATTGTACCTAGCAGCACAGTCTTCCAAATATGAGGGTAAAATATATTATCAGATGGACAAAAACTACAGTTTACCATCAACACTAAAAGAACTCCCAAAGACACAttttaggaagaaggaaaattattCCAAAAGACAGGTTTGAGTTGAAGAAAGAATAATGACAAAAGAAATTAGTAAAAATGTTGACAAATTAAATAGTaccttataaaatgaaaataatatctatttGTGGCTTTCAAAACCTTATAGATAATATACAGGAAAATAATAGGATGTAAATCAGGAGGAGAGTTATCAGAATTAAATTATTCCAAAatctttaaattcttttgggaggagaaggtggttaatatattaatattcagATTTTATTAAGTATTCAAGGGAACATTATCAGGGTaactacaaaaagaagaaaataagagaaatggtACAAGTTCCAAAATGATAGATTAAGGAAACAAACACAAACTCAATTTCTTTTAAAGCcacgagaagaaaaaaaaaaaaaaagaagcatagaAAATGGGAgaatagaaagtgaaaaaaaaaagatgatagaaACACAGCTAAATTAtagattataaataaattataaatggcCTGAAGTAGTTAAAATGCAACCTGATGGACAGCATTTTTTAATCCAGCTATAATGTTGTTTAATTAAATGATACACATCCCAAAGAAAGACTTGGAAAAGTTGAAAGTGCAGTGCTGCAAAAAGATGTGCCAGGCAGATAGTAAGCCAGAGGAAGCGGGGGTGGCTAGAAATATGAGATAAATGGACTTTAGGACCAAAAGCCTCATTATAGTAGGATGTCCCCACATCGTGTCTGCTGAGACAGTCCTGGTTCACTCCTGTTAAACAGATGTCTCCTTTGTTACTAGGAATAAATGGGGTACTTTGAATTTGAGTGCAAATTGTTTACTTTAGGAGACATCAGTAGAGGAGTAAAGAAATGGATCGGCAAAGAGATCAAAACCAATAAGGGATATGTTATCAAACCAGTTAATACTGTGGAGCTCAATGCTGCTGGGAGCCCTGGGAGATGGCGTTAAACAGATTTGAGGATAATCCCCACTGACAGGCAAGGAAACTGGGGTGTCGATCCAGTGAATCTCCATCCATCATTAGTTTAGGGCTTCTTCTATGACAATTCCTGGTACTCCCAGCCTGACTTTCATGTATC
Above is a genomic segment from Cervus elaphus chromosome 2, mCerEla1.1, whole genome shotgun sequence containing:
- the HEPACAM gene encoding hepatocyte cell adhesion molecule isoform X5 translates to MKREREAPSRAFSARRLAPFVYLLLIQTEPLTGVNITSPVRLIHGTVGKAALLSVQYSSTSSDKPVVKWQLKRDKPVTVVQSIGTEVIGTLRPDYRDRIRLFENGSLLLSDLQLADEGTYEVEISITDDTFTGEKTINLTVDVPISRPQVLVASTTVLELSEAFTLNCSHENGTKPSYTWLKDGKPLLNDSRMLLSPDQKVLTITRVLMEDDDLYSCVVENPISQGRSPPVKITVYRRSSLYIILSTGGIFLLVTLVTVCACWKPSKKSGKKRKLEKQNSMEYMDQSDDRLKPEGELPAAHSPVPSSLRAVGCWEKADLGDKEASSAGPLPPPTARRLQSWERSTRGFWTCASRPLLCPVQQTPSHEAESRKGRTPWHSTS
- the HEPACAM gene encoding hepatocyte cell adhesion molecule isoform X1, translating into MKREREAPSRAFSARRLAPFVYLLLIQTEPLTGVNITSPVRLIHGTVGKAALLSVQYSSTSSDKPVVKWQLKRDKPVTVVQSIGTEVIGTLRPDYRDRIRLFENGSLLLSDLQLADEGTYEVEISITDDTFTGEKTINLTVDVPISRPQVLVASTTVLELSEAFTLNCSHENGTKPSYTWLKDGKPLLNDSRMLLSPDQKVLTITRVLMEDDDLYSCVVENPISQGRSPPVKITVYRRSSLYIILSTGGIFLLVTLVTVCACWKPSKKSGKKRKLEKQNSMEYMDQSDDRLKPEGELPAAHSPVPSSLRAVGCWEKADLGDKEASSAGPLPPPTARRLQSWERSTRADTLPRSGEQERKNPMALYILKDKDSPEPEENPAQEPRSATEPGPPGYSVSPAVPGRSPGLPIRSARRYPRSPARSPATGRTHSSPPRAPGSPGRSRSASRTLRTAGVHLIREQDETGPVEISA
- the HEPACAM gene encoding hepatocyte cell adhesion molecule isoform X2 — encoded protein: MKREREAPSRAFSARRLAPFVYLLLIQTEPLTGVNITSPVRLIHGTVGKAALLSVQYSSTSSDKPVVKWQLKRDKPVTVVQSIGTEVIGTLRPDYRDRIRLFENGSLLLSDLQLADEGTYEVEISITDDTFTGEKTINLTVDVPISRPQVLVASTTVLELSEAFTLNCSHENGTKPSYTWLKDGKPLLNDSRMLLSPDQKVLTITRVLMEDDDLYSCVVENPISQGRSPPVKITVYRRSSLYIILSTGGIFLLVTLVTVCACWKPSKKSGKKRKLEKQNSMEYMDQSDDRLKPEGELPAAHSPVPSSLRAVGCWEKADLGDKEASSAGPLPPPTARRLQSWERSTRDTLPRSGEQERKNPMALYILKDKDSPEPEENPAQEPRSATEPGPPGYSVSPAVPGRSPGLPIRSARRYPRSPARSPATGRTHSSPPRAPGSPGRSRSASRTLRTAGVHLIREQDETGPVEISA
- the HEPACAM gene encoding hepatocyte cell adhesion molecule isoform X3, producing the protein MKREREAPSRAFSARRLAPFVYLLLIQTEPLTGVNITSPVRLIHGTVGKAALLSVQYSSTSSDKPVVKWQLKRDKPVTVVQSIGTEVIGTLRPDYRDRIRLFENGSLLLSDLQLADEGTYEVEISITDDTFTGEKTINLTVDVPISRPQVLVASTTVLELSEAFTLNCSHENGTKPSYTWLKDGKPLLNDSRMLLSPDQKVLTITRVLMEDDDLYSCVVENPISQGRSPPVKITVYRRSSLYIILSTGGIFLLVTLVTVCACWKPSKKSGKKRKLEKQNSMEYMDQSDDRLKPEADTLPRSGEQERKNPMALYILKDKDSPEPEENPAQEPRSATEPGPPGYSVSPAVPGRSPGLPIRSARRYPRSPARSPATGRTHSSPPRAPGSPGRSRSASRTLRTAGVHLIREQDETGPVEISA
- the HEPACAM gene encoding hepatocyte cell adhesion molecule isoform X4, whose amino-acid sequence is MKREREAPSRAFSARRLAPFVYLLLIQTEPLTGVNITSPVRLIHGTVGKAALLSVQYSSTSSDKPVVKWQLKRDKPVTVVQSIGTEVIGTLRPDYRDRIRLFENGSLLLSDLQLADEGTYEVEISITDDTFTGEKTINLTVDVPISRPQVLVASTTVLELSEAFTLNCSHENGTKPSYTWLKDGKPLLNDSRMLLSPDQKVLTITRVLMEDDDLYSCVVENPISQGRSPPVKITVYRRSSLYIILSTGGIFLLVTLVTVCACWKPSKKSGKKRKLEKQNSMEYMDQSDDRLKPEDTLPRSGEQERKNPMALYILKDKDSPEPEENPAQEPRSATEPGPPGYSVSPAVPGRSPGLPIRSARRYPRSPARSPATGRTHSSPPRAPGSPGRSRSASRTLRTAGVHLIREQDETGPVEISA